The Paramisgurnus dabryanus chromosome 6, PD_genome_1.1, whole genome shotgun sequence genome has a window encoding:
- the hhatla gene encoding hedgehog acyltransferase like, a isoform X2, giving the protein MGIKSALPKYELYCYTAVLSLALLWAATWIIDASSENVNRKAFRDNIKPGWHYFGRKMDVSDFEWVMWFTTFRNHILFALFGHVIFAKICSMLSPKNRSLIYMMYGSLAVLITMGWTYISVILSHCIVIYSVALMKKKWLCFVAGLTSLASIKMEPFNTWQEGFVTGSFDLQDILFYGGCGFSIMRCMSFALENCEKKDGNYTFMDLIKYNFYLPFFFFGPVMTFDRFHEQANNPNLTRKEREMWNITTHALVHLGAILVVDVFFHYLYILTIPSDLKLVKQLSDWSLAGLAYSNLVYDWVKAAVMFGVINTVSRLDHLDPPQPPKCITMLYVFAETHFDRGINDWLCKYVYDYIGENHDNIFKELIATICTFAVTTLWLGPCEIVYIWSFFNCFGLNFELWVAKFFSLPPFSTIERNILSEAMSRRIRGLFNAVNFWQIVLYNVLALNSLDFAQLVAKRLLFKGFPISTLLVLFVTYCGVQLIKERERKQALLEEPEPAPTPESGKLKAE; this is encoded by the exons AAAATGTTAACAGGAAGGCATTTCGGGACAATATAAAACCAGGATGGCACTATTTTGGCAGAAAAATG GATGTGTCAGATTTTGAGTGGGTTATGTGGTTTACCACATTCCGTAACCATATCCTGTTTGCCCTCTTCGGTCACGTGATCTTTGCCAAGATCTGCTCAATGCTGTCACCAAAG AACAGATCATTGATCTATATGATGTATGGATCTCTAGCTGTCCTGATTACTATGGGATGGACATATATCTCTGTCATTCTGTCTCACTGCATCGTCATCTACAGTGTGGCTCTTATGAAGAAGAAGTGGCTCTGCTTTGTGGCTGGACTTACAAGCCTGGCATCTATCAAGATGGAGCCCTTTAACACCTGGCAG GAAGGCTTTGTGACAGGTTCCTTTGATCTGCAAGACATTTTGTTCTACGGAGGTTGTGGGTTTTCTATTATGCGCTGTATGAGTTTTGCCTTGGAGAACTGTGAAAAGAAAGATGGTAACTACACTTTCATGGATCTGATCAAGTACAATTTCTACCTCCCCTTCTTCTTCTTTGGACCTGTCATGACCTTTGATCGATTCCATGAGCAG GCTAACAACCCAAACTTGACTCGTAAAGAACGGGAGATGTGGAACATCACCACTCATGCTTTGGTTCACCTTGGTGCTATTTTGGTGGTGGATGTCTTCTTCCATTACTTGTACATTTTGACCATCCCTAGCGACCTAAAGCTTGTCAAGCAACTGTCTGACTGGTCACTGG CTGGTTTGGCGTACTCCAATCTAGTGTATGACTGGGTGAAAGCAGCAGTCATGTTTGGTGTCATTAATACTGTATCAAGACTGGACCATCTGGATCCTCCTCAGCCACCAAAATGCATCACAATGCTCTACGTCTTTGCAGAAAC gCATTTCGACAGAGGAATCAATGACTGGTTATGCAA ATATGTCTATGACTATATTGGagaaaaccatgataatattttTAAGGAGCTTATTGCGACCATCTGCACATTTGCTGTCACAACTCTGTGGCTTGGCCCTTGTGAAATAGTTTACATCTGGTCTTTCTTTAACTGCTTTGGGCTAAACTTTGAACTGTGGGTGGCAAAGTTTTTCTCTCTGCCTCCATTTTCTACCATTGAG AGGAATATTTTATCTGAGGCGATGTCAAGACGAATCAGGGGCTTGTTTAATGCAGTCAACTTCTGGCAAATTGTCCTGTATAACGTCCTGGCACTGAACAGTCTGGATTTTGCTCAGCTGGTTGCTAAGAGACTGCTTTTTAAAG GCTTCCCCATATCCACTCTTTTGGTGCTGTTTGTGACTTACTGTGGTGTGCAGCTGATAAAGGAGAGAGAGCGAAAGCAAGCTCTGCTGGAGGAACCAGAACCAGCACCCACCCCAGAGTCGGGCAAACTGAAAGCCGAGTAA
- the hhatla gene encoding hedgehog acyltransferase like, a isoform X1 codes for MGIKSALPKYELYCYTAVLSLALLWAATWIIDASSENVNRKAFRDNIKPGWHYFGRKMDVSDFEWVMWFTTFRNHILFALFGHVIFAKICSMLSPKIGIDGCKNRSLIYMMYGSLAVLITMGWTYISVILSHCIVIYSVALMKKKWLCFVAGLTSLASIKMEPFNTWQEGFVTGSFDLQDILFYGGCGFSIMRCMSFALENCEKKDGNYTFMDLIKYNFYLPFFFFGPVMTFDRFHEQANNPNLTRKEREMWNITTHALVHLGAILVVDVFFHYLYILTIPSDLKLVKQLSDWSLAGLAYSNLVYDWVKAAVMFGVINTVSRLDHLDPPQPPKCITMLYVFAETHFDRGINDWLCKYVYDYIGENHDNIFKELIATICTFAVTTLWLGPCEIVYIWSFFNCFGLNFELWVAKFFSLPPFSTIERNILSEAMSRRIRGLFNAVNFWQIVLYNVLALNSLDFAQLVAKRLLFKGFPISTLLVLFVTYCGVQLIKERERKQALLEEPEPAPTPESGKLKAE; via the exons AAAATGTTAACAGGAAGGCATTTCGGGACAATATAAAACCAGGATGGCACTATTTTGGCAGAAAAATG GATGTGTCAGATTTTGAGTGGGTTATGTGGTTTACCACATTCCGTAACCATATCCTGTTTGCCCTCTTCGGTCACGTGATCTTTGCCAAGATCTGCTCAATGCTGTCACCAAAG ATTGGTATAGACGGATGTAAG AACAGATCATTGATCTATATGATGTATGGATCTCTAGCTGTCCTGATTACTATGGGATGGACATATATCTCTGTCATTCTGTCTCACTGCATCGTCATCTACAGTGTGGCTCTTATGAAGAAGAAGTGGCTCTGCTTTGTGGCTGGACTTACAAGCCTGGCATCTATCAAGATGGAGCCCTTTAACACCTGGCAG GAAGGCTTTGTGACAGGTTCCTTTGATCTGCAAGACATTTTGTTCTACGGAGGTTGTGGGTTTTCTATTATGCGCTGTATGAGTTTTGCCTTGGAGAACTGTGAAAAGAAAGATGGTAACTACACTTTCATGGATCTGATCAAGTACAATTTCTACCTCCCCTTCTTCTTCTTTGGACCTGTCATGACCTTTGATCGATTCCATGAGCAG GCTAACAACCCAAACTTGACTCGTAAAGAACGGGAGATGTGGAACATCACCACTCATGCTTTGGTTCACCTTGGTGCTATTTTGGTGGTGGATGTCTTCTTCCATTACTTGTACATTTTGACCATCCCTAGCGACCTAAAGCTTGTCAAGCAACTGTCTGACTGGTCACTGG CTGGTTTGGCGTACTCCAATCTAGTGTATGACTGGGTGAAAGCAGCAGTCATGTTTGGTGTCATTAATACTGTATCAAGACTGGACCATCTGGATCCTCCTCAGCCACCAAAATGCATCACAATGCTCTACGTCTTTGCAGAAAC gCATTTCGACAGAGGAATCAATGACTGGTTATGCAA ATATGTCTATGACTATATTGGagaaaaccatgataatattttTAAGGAGCTTATTGCGACCATCTGCACATTTGCTGTCACAACTCTGTGGCTTGGCCCTTGTGAAATAGTTTACATCTGGTCTTTCTTTAACTGCTTTGGGCTAAACTTTGAACTGTGGGTGGCAAAGTTTTTCTCTCTGCCTCCATTTTCTACCATTGAG AGGAATATTTTATCTGAGGCGATGTCAAGACGAATCAGGGGCTTGTTTAATGCAGTCAACTTCTGGCAAATTGTCCTGTATAACGTCCTGGCACTGAACAGTCTGGATTTTGCTCAGCTGGTTGCTAAGAGACTGCTTTTTAAAG GCTTCCCCATATCCACTCTTTTGGTGCTGTTTGTGACTTACTGTGGTGTGCAGCTGATAAAGGAGAGAGAGCGAAAGCAAGCTCTGCTGGAGGAACCAGAACCAGCACCCACCCCAGAGTCGGGCAAACTGAAAGCCGAGTAA
- the klhl40a gene encoding kelch-like protein 40a: MASMSVDPVTEPRMYQQTLLQDGLCDLLETNKFVDCVLKIKDNEFPCHRLVLAASSPYFKAMFLSDLEESKKREIVLKDIEPGIMGMILRYIYTSDISLTEQNVQDIFMAANMYQIPSIFSVCLSYLKQKLVLSNCLAILRLGLLLDCPSLAMEARDFICDRYELIIRDQDFNQLGSGELAAIITCDSLNVEREELVFESLMDWVEYDTVERLKDLPELLHCVRFRLIPTSYFEEKVEQHRLIKTNQELKKELQLVKDAQRGVLHRVKRTQKGRKREGETVSEDEEEEDLLPGILNNNPRFGMFQTDLILLISDTGTVAYDPAANECFVTSLSTEIPKNHCSLVTKENQVFVSGGLMYNEDNKDIPFSSYFLQFDPMSSEWLGMPSLPNPRCLFGLAEAENSIYVIGGKELKEGERALDSVMIYDRQSFKWGESDPLPYAVYGHATISHKGLVYVIGGKTESKKCLRRMCVYNPTKFEWKDLAPMKTARSLFGTAVYKDKIYVVTGVTDNGLTSSVEVYDIASNSWSEFVEFPQERSSLNLIQLGGCLYAVGGFAMMPNEETEKMEPTEMNDIWRFDEEEKCWNGILRKIRYAAGASVLGVRLNTLRLTKM, from the exons ATGGCCTCCATGTCGGTGGACCCGGTGACGGAGCCACGGATGTATCAGCAAACACTTCTACAAGACGGGCTCTGTGATCTTCTGGAGACTAATAAATTTGTGGACTGCGTTCTGAAGATCAAAGACAACGAGTTTCCTTGCCACCGGCTAGTGCTGGCTGCCAGTAGTCCGTATTTCAAAGCCATGTTTCTTTCAGACCTGGAGGAGAGCAAAAAGCGTGAGATCGTTCTAAAAGACATCGAGCCTGGGATCATGGGCATGATCCTGAGGTACATTTACACCTCAGACATCAGCCTTACCGAGCAGAACGTCCAAGACATCTTCATGGCCGCCAACATGTACCAGATTCCTTCGATCTTTAGCGTTTGTTTGTCTTACCTAAAGCAAAAGCTGGTCCTCAGTAACTGTCTTGCAATCTTAAGACTAGGACTGTTACTGGACTGCCCAAGCCTGGCCATGGAGGCGCGGGACTTCATCTGTGACCGCTATGAGCTCATCATCCGAGACCAGGACTTCAATCAGCTGGGCTCCGGTGAGTTGGCTGCTATCATCACGTGTGACTCTTTGAACGTGGAACGAGAAGAGTTGGTATTTGAGTCATTGATGGACTGGGTTGAGTACGACACGGTGGAAAGGCTAAAGGACCTGCCTGAACTTCTTCACTGCGTACGTTTCCGTCTTATTCCGACAAGTTACTTTGAGGAGAAAGTGGAACAACATAGACTGATCAAAACAAATCAAGAGCTCAAGAAGGAGCTCCAGCTTGTCAAAGATGCACAGAGAGGAGTGCTGCACAGGGTCAAACGGACACAAAAAGGAAGGAAAAGGGAAGGAGAGACGGTTTCTGAAGATGAGGAGGAGGAAGATTTGTTGCCGGGGATCTTAAACAACAACCCACGTTTTGGTATGTTtcaaacagaccttatattacTGATCAGTGATACGGGAACGGTAGCGTACGACCCTGCAGCAAATGAGTGCTTTGTCACATCCTTGTCCACCGAGATCCCTAAAAACCACTGCAGTCTCGTCACAAAGGAGAATCAGGTCTTTGTTTCTGGAGGTCTCATGTATAATGAGGACAATAAAGACATACCTTTCAGCTCATACTTTTTACAG TTTGATCCCATGAGCTCAGAATGGCTTGGGATGCCCTCACTACCAAACCCTCGTTGCTTGTTTGGTCTGGCGGAGGCTGAGAACTCCATCTATGTGATTGGAGGTAAAGAACTGAAGGAGGGAGAACGTGCATTAGATTCCGTTATGATCTACGACAGACA GTCATTCAAATGGGGAGAGTCTGATCCTCTTCCCTATGCAGTTTATGGGCATGCAACCATTTCACACAAAGGACTTGTCTATGTAATAGGTGGAAAAACTGAGAGCAA GAAATGCCTAAGGAGGATGTGTGTCTACAACCCCACCAAGTTTGAATGGAAAGATCTGGCACCGATGAAAACTGCCCGCTCATTGTTTGGCACTGCCGTCTACAAAGACAAAATCTACGTGGTCACTGGAGTTACTGATAATGGACTGACTAGCAGCGTGGAGGTCTATGATATTGCCAGTAACTC ATGGTCAGAGTTTGTGGAGTTTCCTCAGGAAAGAAGCTCCCTTAACCTTATCCAACTGGGAGGCTGCTTGTATGCTGTTGGAGGTTTTGCTATGATGCCAAATGAGGAGACAGAAAAAATGGAGCCCACTGAGATGAACGACATATGGAG GTTTGATGAAGAGGAGAAATGTTGGAATGGGATCCTGAGGAAGATACGTTATGCTGCCGGGGCGTCAGTGCTGGGTGTGCGTCTCAACACTTTGCGACTCACCAAAATGTGA
- the zbtb47a gene encoding zinc finger and BTB domain-containing protein 47 produces MLIVEQTANHPSAEFSLVEDVALHCTFLMDSLNKQRLFQPDLCDVDIVLLHHQTSFRAHKGVLAAYSPFFHSLFSSSKELQRVELSLEALRPQGLQQILNFIYTSKLLVTSCNGQDVLKAASVLQMSNIANSCSELINRGSLEVSSSMDTNRQDAGAQSWSNSKSNSVNSVHMEIKHEKDPTCAKIYVGKREGGPYAVKVGEGRSENMQVISFKLEGDTGSSKDPEDLASFNREQIIVELNLNNQTLNVSKGSEGGSPKTSLLEQQVQGQVRSGDNPRANFAMEEEEEDEEEGEPSEEGDVALGGTSEEEGGTTHCDPTLSVFMSERSLKQTQASNDAATMASVTENSGARQEKSHSGSAEECEGLEQSFPCVRCPKIFHNRWFLEKHMNMTHSHMQICDKCGKRFLLESELLLHHQTDCEKTIQCLTCGKAFRKLWSLHEHNKIVHGYAEKKYTCEICEKKFYTMAHVRKHMVAHTKEMPFTCETCGKSFKRSMSLKVHTLQHSGEKPFQCEVCSECFQYKYQLRSHMSIHIGHKQFMCQWCGKDFNMKQYFDEHMKTHTGEKPYICEICGKSFTSRPNMKRHRRTHTGEKPYPCEMCGQRFRFSNMLKAHREKCSQVKNPPTSEVNQSDYNSTMTKPMEATANQELRVRIDSQRDINPHLHAVSTFSSHVLHSEDGSPSQSQLRPFSSVFSSARTDSRNL; encoded by the exons ATG CTCATAGTGGAGCAAACTGCCAATCACCCATCTGCAGAGTTCTCCCTGGTCGAGGATGTGGCCCTTCACTGCACCTTTTTGATGGACAGCCTGAACAAGCAGCGTCTGTTCCAGCCAGATCTATGCGATGTGGACATTGTGCTCCTTCATCACCAGACTTCATTTCGGGCCCATAAGGGTGTACTTGCAGCCTACAGTCCCTTCTTCCACTCCCTCTTTTCATCTAGTAAGGAACTGCAGCGAGTGGAGCTTTCTCTGGAGGCACTCAGACCCCAAGGCCTGCAGCAAATTCTTAACTTCATCTACACCTCTAAGCTGCTGGTCACCAGCTGCAATGGCCAAGATGTCCTCAAAGCTGCCAGTGTGCTTCAGATGAGCAACATTGCCAATTCCTGTAGTGAGCTAATTAACAGGGGCTCACTGGAAGTCAGTTCCAGCATGGACACGAACAGACAGGACGCCGGTGCTCAGAGCTGGAGCAACAGCAAGAGCAACTCGGTAAACTCAGTTCACATGGAAATCAAGCATGAGAAAGACCCGACCTGTGCCAAAATCTATGTAGGGAAACGTGAAGGTGGCCCATATGCTGTTAAGGTAGGAGAAGGACGTTCAGAAAACATGCAAGTAATTTCATTTAAACTAGAAGGTGATACCGGAAGCTCGAAAGACCCTGAGGATCTTGCATCATTTAATCGAGAGCAAATTATAGTCGAGCTCAATTTGAACAACCAGACCCTTAATGTGTCCAAAGGTTCAGAGGGAGGTTCTCCTAAAACATCCCTATTAGAGCAACAGGTTCAGGGACAAGTAAGGAGCGGTGATAATCCAAGGGCCAATTTTGCCatggaagaggaggaggaggatgaaGAAGAGGGAGAGCCAAGTGAAGAAGGAGATGTGGCACTTGGAGGCACCAGTGAGGAAGAAGGTGGCACAACTCACTGTGATCCCACATTATCTGTATTCATGTCCGAAAGATCCCTAAAGCAAACTCAAGCCTCCAACGATGCAGCCACAATGGCCTCCGTGACAGAAAATTCGGGAGCGAGGCAGGAAAAGAGTCATAGCGGGAGCGCTGAGGAATGTGAAGGTCTGGAGCAGAGTTTTCCTTGTGTTAGGTGCCCCAAGATTTTCCACAACCGCTGGTTTCTGGAAAAGCACATGAACATGACACATAGCCACATGCAGATCTGTGACAAGTGTGGCAAGCGCTTCCTGCTAGAGAGCGAGCTACTGCTACATCACCAGACCGACTGTGAAAAGACAATACAG TGtctaacttgtggaaaagcctTCAGGAAGCTCTGGTCCCTCCATGAGCACAATAAGATTGTTCATGGCTATGCTGAGAAGAAATACACTTGTGAGATTTGTGAGAAGAAATTCTACACAATGGCTCATGTACGCAAACACATGGTTG CCCACACAAAGGAGATGCCTTTCACCTGTGAGACATGTGGAAAGTCTTTTAAAAGGAGCATGTCACTTAAAGTCCACACTCTCCAACACTCAGGAGAGAAACCATTTCAGTGTGAG GTCTGCAGTGAATGTTTTCAATATAAGTACCAGCTACGCTCTCACATGAGTATCCACATTGGACACAAGCAGTTTATGTGTCAGTGGTGCGGGAAGGACTTCAATATGAAACagtattttgatgaacacatgAAGACACACACAG GAGAGAAACCATATATATGTGAGATCTGTGGAAAGAGCTTCACAAGTCGACCGAATATGAAGCGTCACCGCCGTACACACACCGGAGAGAAGCCTTACCCATGTGAAATGTGTGGCCAGCGATTTCGCTTCTCAAACATGCTGAAAGCTCATCGAGAGAAATGTTCCCAGGTCAAGAACCCTCCGACCTCTGAGGTCAATCAATCAGATTATAACTCCACTATGACTAAACCAATGGAAGCTACTGCCAATCAAGAACTTCGAGTCAGGATTGATTCACAGAGAGATATTAACCCACATCTGCACGCCGTTAGCACTTTTTCATCACATGTGCTGCATTCAGAAGATGGGAGCCCATCACAATCTCAGCTGCGTCCGTTTTCGTCTGTCTTCTCTTCTGCAAGGACAGATTCTAGGAATCTGTAA